In Deinococcus planocerae, a genomic segment contains:
- a CDS encoding flavin reductase family protein produces MTSPAPTEGIPPHEFRQTLGRFASGVTIITAQDGPERRGMTATAFVSVSLAPPLILVGVDHRAGMHALLSREEVTRFGVSVLSATQRHLSVHFSGRPGPEEAVSWFDHEGLPLIGGSVAQLVCRKAQAIPAGDHTLYLGLVEYSRYTDDDPLLYFRGQYHELG; encoded by the coding sequence ATGACCTCTCCCGCCCCCACCGAAGGCATCCCCCCCCACGAGTTCCGGCAGACCCTGGGCCGCTTCGCCAGCGGCGTGACGATCATCACGGCGCAAGACGGCCCCGAGCGCCGGGGCATGACGGCGACCGCCTTCGTCTCGGTCAGCCTCGCCCCGCCCCTGATCCTGGTGGGCGTGGACCACCGCGCCGGAATGCACGCCCTGCTCTCGCGGGAGGAGGTCACCCGCTTCGGTGTGAGCGTTCTCAGCGCGACCCAGCGCCACCTCAGCGTGCACTTCTCCGGGCGCCCCGGCCCCGAGGAGGCGGTCTCCTGGTTCGACCACGAGGGCCTGCCGCTGATCGGCGGCAGCGTCGCCCAGCTCGTGTGCCGCAAGGCCCAGGCCATTCCCGCCGGGGACCACACCCTCTACCTCGGCCTCGTGGAATATTCGCGCTACACCGACGACGACCCGCTGCTGTACTTCCGGGGGCAGTACCACGAGCTGGGGTGA